A genomic stretch from Limanda limanda chromosome 11, fLimLim1.1, whole genome shotgun sequence includes:
- the ifnlr1 gene encoding interferon lambda receptor 1, whose protein sequence is MWSVDVIILLLFCYACLSTGNGEVRFVSKNFHNVLHWDPVAPTSSGEQVLYSVQYDGEQFQMKQECQNISALTCDLTAETPSVPNVDYIAKVLVNGSMIGRTNPRFKPIAETTLGAPNLSTHANVSSLFVNVTLPLGPNGVSVADIISNSKSGPSQTVIEYTLQITEPKWAALVSEGTTGHFVINLKNNGTKYCGHVVYKPFAEYGRNLSEEASFCVTLADIPGMLTPWLIAMAALLVAIITTSVAWTCNYVKGGKKTDLPGSLGTTSGTSKHQVLQSPDVRIISTPVVCSPSYKAPFTSIQLKTHASSDRVGGYSPQDMPFQAWKDSTGTSEDTGEHSPTSSHPGTSGQSSEIYSSVAVHPDPNACESNAAICLDTLRDTNGQLVLSSLAPLLQSCPGDTGRTPLLSSLIDSTEERPLLASLNSFDSSDSGCDDGTVNSPAQPYANSHYIASHVSVPHLNLQGQEAPSCDAVFGTGYKQNWLPAILHKAASKDICGYTRTNYRRNWTPPKEEEEGEEDDDRGEERSRQILGEWLVQLQE, encoded by the exons ATGTGGTCTGTGGACGTCATCATCCTCCTGCTGTTCTGCTACG CTTGTCTTTCAACTGGAAATGGAGAAGTGCGTTTTGTCTCGAAGAACTTTCACAATGTTCTCCACTGGGACCCTGTGGCACCGACCTCCTCAGGGGAACAGGTGCTCTACAGTGTCCA GTATGATGGAGAGCAGTTCCAGATGAAACAAGAGTGTCAGAACATCAGcgctctgacctgtgacctgaCTGCGGAAACGCCATCGGTTCCCAACGTTGATTACATCGCCAAGGTGCTCGTTAACGGCAGCATGATTGGCCGCACCAACCCCAGGTTCAAACCTATAGCAGAAA CCACGCTGGGTGCCCCCAACTTGTCCACACACGCAAACGTGTCCTCCCTGTTTGTTAATGTCACTCTGCCCTTGGGGCCGAATGGAGTCTCCGTGGCGGACATCATCAGCAACAGCAAAAGTGGGCCGTCCCAAACTGTGATCGAATATACCTTACAGATCACAGAGCCAAAGTGGGCTGCGTTG GTCAGTGAAGGCACCACCGGCCACTTTGTCATCAACCTGAAGAACAACGGAACAAAATACTGCGGCCATGTGGTCTACAAGCCTTTTGCTGAATATGGCCGCAACTTGAGTGAGGAGGCCTCGTTCTGCGTCACATTAGCAG ATATCCCAGGGATGCTCACACCGTGGCTGATCGCCATGGCTGCTCTTCTGGTGGCCATCATCACGACGTCAGTCGCGTGGACGTGCAATTATGTGAAGGGTGGAAAGAAAACCGACTTGCCAGGCTCACTG ggaaCCACATCCGGCACCTCCAAGCATCAAGTACTGCAATCTCCAGACGTCCGTATCATCTCTACACCGGTGGTCTGCAGTCCAAGTTACAAAGCACCTTTCACCTCCATCCAGTTGAAGACACATGCGTCTTCAGATAGGGTTGGGGGTTACTCACCCCAGGACATGCCCTTCCAGGCCTGGAAAGACAGCACCGGGACGTCTGAGGACACTGGTGAACACAGTCCAACCTCAAGTCACCCGGGAACGAGCGGCCAGTCCTCAGAAATCTACAGTTCAGTGGCTGTTCAC CCTGATCCGAATGCTTGTGAGAGCAATGCCGCCATTTGTCTGGACACGTTGCGGGACACCAACGGACAACTGGTGCTGTCTTCGCTCGCTCCTCTGTTACAGAGCTGCCCAGGTGACACAGGGAGAACCCCTCTATTATCGTCCCTCATAGACTCTACGGAGGAACGACCATTGTTAGCATCGCTGAACAGCTTCGACAGCTCGGACTCCGGCTGCGATGACGGCACCGTAAACTCACCAGCCCAGCCGTACGCCAACAGCCATTATATCGCATCTCATGTATCTGTTCCACATTTGAACCTTCAGGGTCAGGAGGCGCCATCTTGTGACGCTGTATTCGGAACAGGTTACAAACAAAACTGGCTCCCTGCAATCCTTCATAAAGCGGCGTCCAAAGACATTTGTGGATACACTCGGACAAACTATCGAAGGAACTGGACTCCTcccaaagaggaggaggaaggtgaagaagatgacgacaggggagaggagagatcGAGGCAAATTCTGGGGGAGTGGTTGGTACAACTTCAAGAATAG